In Archangium violaceum, the following are encoded in one genomic region:
- a CDS encoding SAM-dependent methyltransferase, which yields MGTRKAAIGVALLAGLGLGGGSLATQAPEEQDSSDFVYVPPNMGRADLPERAPDVPYVPTSQNLVDAMLELAGVRQGDVVYDLGSGDGRIVVTAAKKYGVHGVGIDINPERVQEAEANARSAGVQRLTEFRQEDIFKADIGDASVVTMYLLPSVNTRLKPKLLRDLEPGTRIVSHAFDIEGWEPLKTIEVDGTTLYLWVVPENPSQVR from the coding sequence ATGGGGACTCGGAAGGCAGCGATCGGCGTAGCACTGTTGGCGGGCCTCGGGCTCGGGGGCGGCTCGCTCGCCACGCAGGCACCCGAGGAGCAAGACTCCTCGGACTTCGTCTACGTTCCCCCCAACATGGGGCGTGCGGATCTCCCCGAGCGGGCGCCGGACGTGCCGTACGTGCCCACCTCGCAGAATCTGGTGGACGCGATGCTGGAGCTGGCCGGCGTGCGGCAGGGGGACGTGGTCTACGATCTGGGCTCGGGAGACGGCCGCATCGTCGTCACCGCGGCGAAGAAGTACGGTGTGCATGGGGTGGGCATCGACATCAACCCCGAGCGCGTCCAGGAGGCGGAGGCCAACGCGCGGTCCGCGGGCGTGCAGCGGCTCACCGAGTTCCGGCAGGAGGACATCTTCAAGGCGGACATCGGTGATGCCTCGGTGGTGACGATGTACCTGCTGCCGAGCGTCAACACCCGGCTGAAGCCCAAGCTGCTGCGGGACCTGGAGCCGGGGACGCGCATCGTCTCGCACGCCTTCGACATCGAGGGATGGGAGCCGCTCAAGACCATCGAGGTGGATGGGACCACCCTCTACCTCTGGGTCGTCCCCGAGAACCCATCCCAGGTGCGGTAG
- a CDS encoding cytochrome P450 — protein MSVRPNIYAPNIWNNPHSFYSSLRREAPVSQVEPGGMWAVTRYEDALHVLKNPQIFSSEGLRAATQPAWLGQRNPVSDSILVLDPPDHTRLRSLITRTFSAPGVARLESFVRSNAESIVADMLARRRVDFVESMGLTLPSRTMSALLGLDTSLAPRFKGWADAIVSFGITPPDATERQAELRATLTELKHHLGQVLELRRREPGNDVVSDLLQARAQGGVLSDDELLGFLVLLLVAGLETTYDLLGLCGLMLADQPDIWARLKADRTLVPKFVEEVLRFESPSQSTMRITTQETELGGVRLPKGAVLMVQFVSANRDESVFPNPHRFDLDRTGTPHLGFGHGIHFCVGAPLARLEARLAVEVLLERCSKLVREPGPVQWNVAVTTRGPAVLPLELHPA, from the coding sequence ATGAGTGTCCGACCCAACATCTACGCCCCCAACATCTGGAACAATCCGCACTCCTTCTACTCCTCACTGCGGCGTGAAGCGCCGGTCAGCCAGGTGGAACCGGGTGGCATGTGGGCGGTGACCCGCTACGAGGACGCGCTCCATGTCCTCAAGAATCCGCAGATCTTCTCGTCGGAGGGCCTGCGCGCGGCCACACAGCCCGCCTGGCTCGGGCAGCGCAACCCGGTGAGCGACTCCATCCTGGTGTTGGATCCACCGGACCACACCCGCCTGCGCTCTCTCATCACCCGCACCTTCTCGGCCCCGGGCGTGGCCCGCCTGGAGTCCTTCGTCCGCTCCAATGCCGAGTCGATCGTCGCCGACATGCTGGCGCGCCGCCGGGTGGATTTCGTCGAGTCGATGGGTCTGACGCTCCCCTCGCGCACCATGAGCGCGCTGCTGGGGCTGGACACCTCGCTGGCGCCGCGCTTCAAAGGCTGGGCGGATGCCATCGTGAGCTTCGGCATCACTCCTCCGGATGCCACGGAGCGGCAGGCCGAGCTGCGCGCCACCCTGACCGAGCTCAAGCATCACCTGGGACAGGTCCTGGAGCTGCGCCGGCGCGAGCCCGGCAACGACGTGGTCAGCGATCTCCTCCAGGCCCGGGCTCAAGGAGGGGTCCTCTCGGATGACGAGCTGCTGGGCTTCCTCGTCCTGCTGCTGGTGGCGGGGCTGGAGACGACGTACGACCTGCTGGGCCTCTGCGGACTGATGTTGGCGGACCAGCCGGACATCTGGGCACGCTTGAAGGCGGACCGCACGCTTGTGCCGAAGTTCGTCGAGGAGGTGCTGCGCTTCGAGTCGCCCTCTCAGTCCACCATGCGCATCACCACCCAGGAGACGGAGCTGGGTGGGGTCCGGCTGCCCAAGGGGGCGGTGCTGATGGTGCAGTTCGTCTCGGCCAACCGGGACGAGTCGGTCTTCCCCAACCCCCACCGCTTCGACCTGGACCGCACGGGTACTCCGCACCTGGGCTTCGGCCATGGCATCCACTTCTGCGTGGGCGCCCCCCTGGCTCGGCTGGAGGCGCGGCTGGCCGTGGAGGTGCTGCTCGAGCGCTGCTCCAAGCTGGTGCGCGAGCCCGGGCCGGTGCAGTGGAACGTGGCGGTGACGACCCGCGGGCCCGCGGTGCTCCCCCTGGAGCTGCACCCGGCCTGA
- a CDS encoding APC family permease — MTRERYQREGQPSGAHGQGAPPSGALPLPTLRVMDAIALIVGIVVGAGIFRTPSLVAQNSGGGGTVLLLWSLGGLVSLIGAMCYAELASTWPNAGGDYHYLRRALGESLAFLFAWARLTVIPTGSIALLGFIFGDYASQLLPLGDHSSAVYAALSVVVLTGLNVAGIHLGKWTQNLLTVAVVVGLGLVIVAGLLSPPPNPPPVTGGTPGGAGHAGWGLAMVFVLLTYGGWNEAAYISSELRGARRGIASALLWSLVAVTCLYVLVNVAYLKALGLAGVAQSDAVAAELLRRVVGPGSAQLISLIICAAVLTSSNATVLMGSRTNYALGRDFPMFSPLGRWSARAGSPVNALLVQGTLSLALVGVGAITRRGFETMVEYTAPVFWFFFLLTGISLLVLRRREPDVVRPFRVPLYPLTPLLFCATCAYLLYSSLAYTGTGALVGVAVLATGLVPLVLMRRKARQPRNPLHGGRTPWGLGRQRSA; from the coding sequence ATGACGCGCGAGCGGTACCAGAGGGAGGGGCAGCCGAGCGGAGCGCACGGTCAGGGAGCGCCGCCATCCGGGGCGCTGCCCTTGCCGACGCTGCGTGTCATGGACGCCATCGCGCTCATCGTGGGCATCGTGGTGGGAGCGGGCATCTTCCGGACGCCCTCACTGGTGGCGCAGAACTCGGGGGGTGGGGGCACCGTGCTCCTGCTGTGGAGCCTGGGCGGGCTGGTCTCCCTCATCGGGGCCATGTGCTACGCGGAGCTGGCCAGCACCTGGCCGAACGCCGGCGGGGACTACCACTACCTGCGCCGGGCGCTCGGAGAGTCGTTGGCCTTCCTGTTCGCCTGGGCGCGGCTGACGGTCATCCCCACCGGCTCCATCGCGCTGCTGGGGTTCATCTTCGGGGACTACGCCTCCCAACTGCTGCCGCTGGGCGACCACTCGTCCGCCGTCTACGCCGCGCTCTCGGTGGTGGTGCTCACCGGGTTGAACGTGGCCGGCATCCACCTGGGTAAGTGGACGCAGAACCTGCTCACGGTGGCGGTGGTGGTGGGGTTGGGGTTGGTCATCGTCGCCGGGCTCCTCTCCCCGCCGCCCAATCCTCCACCGGTCACCGGGGGGACTCCTGGCGGGGCGGGCCATGCCGGCTGGGGGCTGGCGATGGTGTTCGTGCTGCTGACGTACGGCGGTTGGAACGAGGCGGCCTACATCTCCAGCGAGCTGCGCGGAGCGCGTCGTGGCATCGCCTCCGCGCTGCTGTGGAGCCTGGTGGCCGTCACCTGTCTCTATGTGCTGGTGAATGTGGCCTACCTGAAGGCGCTGGGGCTGGCGGGGGTGGCGCAATCGGATGCCGTGGCGGCGGAGCTCCTGCGGCGCGTGGTCGGGCCCGGGAGCGCCCAGCTCATCAGCCTGATCATCTGCGCGGCGGTGCTCACCTCGTCCAACGCCACCGTCCTCATGGGCTCGCGCACGAACTACGCGTTGGGACGCGACTTCCCGATGTTCTCTCCCCTGGGACGGTGGAGCGCTCGGGCGGGCTCGCCGGTGAACGCGTTGCTGGTGCAGGGGACGCTCTCCCTGGCGCTGGTGGGCGTGGGCGCCATCACCCGGCGGGGCTTCGAGACGATGGTGGAGTACACCGCGCCCGTCTTCTGGTTCTTCTTCCTGCTGACGGGCATATCGCTGCTGGTGCTGCGCCGGCGCGAGCCGGACGTGGTGCGCCCCTTCCGCGTGCCGCTCTACCCGCTCACCCCGCTGCTGTTCTGCGCGACGTGCGCGTACCTCCTCTACTCGAGTCTCGCCTACACGGGGACCGGGGCGCTCGTTGGCGTGGCGGTGCTGGCCACGGGGCTGGTGCCGCTGGTGCTCATGCGGCGGAAGGCTCGCCAGCCAAGGAATCCGTTGCACGGAGGTCGTACACCATGGGGACTCGGAAGGCAGCGATCGGCGTAG
- a CDS encoding DUF485 domain-containing protein, with amino-acid sequence MSQKTKAEELEALAAARWRVAAVLTAGTLVSYFGFILLVAFDKPLMGKQLAPGLSLGILLGALVIAAAWVLTGIYVLWANNTYDKALHQFRR; translated from the coding sequence ATGTCCCAGAAGACAAAGGCCGAAGAGCTCGAAGCCCTGGCGGCGGCGCGATGGCGCGTGGCCGCCGTCCTCACCGCCGGCACGCTGGTGTCCTACTTCGGCTTCATCCTGCTCGTGGCCTTCGACAAGCCGCTCATGGGCAAGCAGCTCGCCCCGGGGCTCTCTCTCGGCATCCTGCTGGGCGCGCTGGTCATCGCCGCCGCCTGGGTGCTCACCGGCATCTACGTCCTGTGGGCCAACAACACGTACGACAAGGCCCTCCACCAGTTCCGTCGCTGA
- a CDS encoding DUF3396 domain-containing protein, translated as MASHHYPRIRTCSRSGYLLIREGLSLDFYMHRPHAELSRAVMNALTAYLRTVGPDALGLYADEEGDWQKLDHAGWEHIREKMNKRRWPIIHLRDASNAEDRYRFRYYGRPLDNPSRADRLGMTCAASFWLPTEYLEEHGPEKLRELAFEVAGHLPFCSGYVGLSFNCDTELLGVEREIRQQCFRYPGMDIPKPGDYSLHLGTQVRGSAWMTFLGQPVLGELGGTSGLRSRLHSPGTTVQDMQGDRAVVTLGPWPEAGDTEQGQTLPAYRELARVLEPWLYHEQSQGGTDFTPEDLRRWERRFLD; from the coding sequence ATGGCAAGCCACCATTACCCGCGGATTCGCACCTGCTCACGCAGCGGGTACCTGCTGATACGCGAGGGGCTGAGCCTCGATTTCTATATGCACCGCCCTCATGCGGAGCTTTCTCGCGCAGTAATGAACGCGCTAACGGCGTACCTGCGTACGGTAGGACCAGATGCGCTCGGCCTCTATGCGGATGAGGAGGGGGACTGGCAGAAGCTGGATCATGCTGGCTGGGAGCACATCCGGGAAAAGATGAACAAGCGCCGCTGGCCCATCATCCACTTGCGAGATGCATCGAACGCGGAGGATCGGTATCGATTCCGATACTACGGGAGGCCGCTGGACAACCCATCCAGGGCTGATCGGCTGGGGATGACGTGCGCGGCGTCTTTCTGGCTCCCCACCGAGTATCTCGAGGAACATGGGCCGGAGAAGCTCCGTGAGCTGGCATTCGAGGTCGCGGGCCACCTGCCTTTCTGCTCCGGTTACGTGGGTCTTTCCTTCAACTGCGACACAGAGCTTCTGGGCGTGGAACGAGAGATTCGACAGCAGTGCTTCCGCTACCCAGGCATGGACATTCCCAAACCAGGTGATTACTCGCTTCACCTTGGCACGCAGGTGCGAGGCTCCGCGTGGATGACCTTCCTGGGCCAACCGGTGCTCGGCGAGCTGGGGGGCACGTCCGGGCTGCGCTCCCGGTTGCACTCGCCGGGAACCACCGTGCAGGACATGCAAGGTGACCGGGCCGTCGTCACCCTCGGCCCCTGGCCAGAGGCAGGTGACACCGAGCAGGGCCAGACACTGCCAGCCTACCGGGAGTTGGCGCGTGTGCTGGAGCCCTGGCTCTACCATGAGCAATCCCAGGGCGGCACCGACTTCACCCCGGAGGATCTGCGCCGCTGGGAACGTCGTTTCCTCGATTGA